The Flavobacterium commune genome contains a region encoding:
- a CDS encoding retropepsin-like aspartic protease — translation MKNLQEILKKHQYKKVKFKITKTQHLLVKAKINGVKGNFILDTGASNSCVGFEHIALFNLNAEDSKTMASGAGATGMLTQTARANKLQLGSWKNNNFDLIIFDMSHVNEALTAYKSKTVDGIIGADILLKGKAIIDYYNNCLYLQ, via the coding sequence ATGAAAAATCTTCAGGAAATCCTAAAAAAGCATCAATATAAAAAAGTAAAATTTAAAATTACCAAAACACAACATCTGTTGGTAAAAGCCAAAATCAATGGCGTGAAAGGTAATTTTATTTTAGATACGGGAGCTTCTAATAGTTGTGTAGGCTTTGAACACATTGCATTATTTAATTTAAACGCCGAAGATTCTAAGACCATGGCTTCTGGAGCCGGAGCAACAGGAATGCTCACCCAAACGGCCAGAGCAAATAAATTACAACTTGGTTCTTGGAAAAATAATAATTTCGATTTGATCATATTTGATATGTCACATGTCAATGAAGCCTTGACGGCTTACAAATCAAAAACTGTTGACGGAATCATTGGAGCCGATATTTTACTAAAAGGCAAAGCCATAATTGATTACTACAACAATTGCTTATATTTACAATAA
- a CDS encoding LamG domain-containing protein, which produces MIKFYKAACLALGMLLFSCSTQDLTEDSQNSTAASNTNSSETSKTTPVKNNISKFWDFNNLDEWDDATQVGEANYFIENGNLRLFTNANTWDRTKIKSIATYATGTYSWRVFVPEMGVGDCASIGAFLYSDDTHELDFEIGYGKETVRQGLNAASDDLIVYATSQANPSHSFQSKIKRNQWYTFTITLALNTKKKYVATWKIDNQNLTSKTLTYGTATKFKIFCSVENLSFIGDHIPATQNYALFDWVEFK; this is translated from the coding sequence ATGATAAAATTCTACAAAGCAGCCTGTCTTGCTCTGGGAATGTTACTATTCTCCTGTTCCACCCAAGACTTAACAGAAGATAGTCAAAATTCTACAGCAGCATCTAATACGAATTCTTCCGAAACGTCAAAAACCACCCCTGTTAAAAACAATATTTCTAAATTTTGGGATTTTAACAACTTAGATGAATGGGATGATGCTACTCAGGTGGGTGAAGCTAATTATTTTATCGAAAATGGAAATTTACGCCTGTTTACCAATGCTAATACTTGGGATCGAACTAAAATAAAATCGATTGCTACTTATGCTACAGGAACGTATTCCTGGCGCGTTTTTGTCCCTGAAATGGGAGTGGGCGATTGTGCCAGCATAGGTGCTTTTTTATACAGTGATGATACCCACGAACTCGATTTTGAAATTGGCTATGGCAAAGAAACTGTTCGTCAGGGACTGAATGCTGCATCCGATGATCTTATTGTTTATGCCACTTCGCAAGCTAATCCAAGCCATTCTTTTCAAAGCAAAATCAAAAGAAATCAATGGTACACTTTTACAATAACATTAGCTTTAAATACAAAGAAAAAATATGTGGCAACCTGGAAAATTGACAACCAAAACCTAACAAGCAAAACACTTACTTACGGCACAGCCACTAAATTTAAAATCTTTTGCAGTGTCGAAAATCTGAGTTTTATAGGCGATCATATTCCTGCTACACAAAATTATGCTTTATTTGACTGGGTAGAATTCAAATAA
- a CDS encoding ThuA domain-containing protein produces MKIKLMLLTIVFGLGSVFANPLAKKRILVYTKNGKGYVHKNIPFSVEAWKKIGEANNLIVDVSDDPAVMTTENLAKYSCLVFSNTCNDIFDTEEQKQALVDYIHAGGAFVGVHSASDSEKDWPWFATLVGGRFKRHPAFQSFEIKVIDKNHPSTSMLGETWRKEDECYYMNEFNPNTHVLLAADMRTVIDSEKEVYPGRTFGDYLPLAWCHEFEGGRVFYTALGHDSKDYVDPVFIQHLTGGLLWALGENPKESHSKKRIKSK; encoded by the coding sequence ATGAAAATAAAATTAATGTTGCTTACAATTGTTTTTGGTTTAGGTTCTGTTTTTGCCAATCCACTAGCTAAAAAACGTATTTTAGTTTACACTAAAAACGGCAAAGGTTATGTGCATAAAAATATTCCTTTCAGTGTGGAAGCCTGGAAGAAAATTGGAGAAGCCAACAACTTAATTGTTGATGTTTCTGATGATCCGGCGGTAATGACCACCGAAAATCTGGCAAAGTATAGCTGTCTGGTTTTTTCTAATACCTGTAATGATATCTTTGATACCGAAGAACAAAAGCAAGCTCTTGTGGATTATATTCATGCTGGTGGCGCATTTGTAGGAGTTCATAGTGCGTCTGATTCTGAAAAAGACTGGCCTTGGTTTGCAACCTTGGTAGGTGGTAGGTTTAAAAGACATCCTGCTTTTCAGTCTTTCGAAATAAAAGTGATTGATAAAAACCATCCTTCGACTTCGATGCTAGGGGAAACATGGAGAAAAGAAGATGAGTGTTATTATATGAATGAATTCAATCCTAATACTCATGTACTTTTAGCCGCCGATATGCGAACGGTGATAGACAGCGAAAAAGAAGTCTATCCGGGACGTACTTTTGGAGATTACTTACCATTGGCCTGGTGTCATGAGTTTGAAGGCGGTAGAGTGTTTTATACTGCTTTAGGACATGATAGTAAGGATTATGTCGATCCTGTGTTTATTCAGCATCTTACAGGTGGACTTTTATGGGCATTAGGTGAAAATCCAAAAGAGTCTCATTCGAAAAAAAGAATCAAAAGCAAATAG
- the odhB gene encoding 2-oxoglutarate dehydrogenase complex dihydrolipoyllysine-residue succinyltransferase, which translates to MILEMKVPSPGESIKEVEIATWLVKDGDYVEKDQAIAEVDSDKATLELPAEASGIITLKAEEGDAVAVGAVVCHIDTAAAKPSGSAPAAAPAAAPAPVAEAPKAAPAPAAPAAPAATYATGTPSPAAKKILDEKNISPAAVTGTGKGGRITKDDAVNAVPSMGTPTGGSRGVERTKLSMLRRKVAERLVSAKNETAMLTTFNEVNMTPINILRNEYKDAFKAKHGGIGLGYMSFFTKAVTRALELFPDVNSMMDGDHKIAFDFADISIAVSGPKGLMVPVVRNAENLTFRGIEAEIKRLALRARDGQITVDDMTGGTFTITNGGVFGSMLSTPIINPPQSGILGMHNIIERPIAVNGKVEIHPMMYIALSYDHRIIDGRESVGFLVAVKEALENPVELLCGGNPKKAFEL; encoded by the coding sequence ATGATTTTAGAAATGAAAGTTCCATCACCAGGGGAATCTATTAAAGAAGTTGAAATCGCCACTTGGTTAGTAAAAGATGGGGATTATGTTGAAAAAGATCAAGCAATTGCTGAAGTAGATTCAGACAAAGCTACATTAGAATTACCAGCTGAAGCTAGTGGTATCATTACCCTAAAAGCAGAAGAAGGTGATGCAGTAGCAGTAGGAGCAGTAGTTTGTCATATTGACACTGCAGCTGCTAAACCATCAGGATCAGCACCAGCGGCAGCGCCTGCAGCAGCTCCAGCTCCAGTAGCTGAAGCACCAAAAGCAGCACCTGCGCCAGCGGCTCCTGCAGCACCAGCAGCTACTTATGCAACTGGAACTCCATCTCCGGCAGCTAAAAAAATATTAGATGAGAAAAACATTTCACCAGCAGCTGTAACAGGAACTGGTAAAGGTGGAAGAATCACTAAAGATGATGCAGTAAATGCTGTTCCATCAATGGGAACTCCTACAGGAGGAAGCCGTGGAGTAGAGCGTACTAAATTGTCTATGTTGCGTCGTAAAGTAGCTGAGCGTTTAGTTTCTGCTAAAAACGAAACTGCAATGTTGACTACTTTCAACGAAGTAAACATGACGCCTATTAACATTTTGCGTAATGAATACAAAGATGCATTCAAAGCAAAACACGGTGGTATTGGTTTAGGATATATGTCATTCTTTACAAAAGCGGTAACAAGAGCTTTAGAATTGTTCCCTGATGTAAACTCTATGATGGACGGAGATCACAAAATTGCTTTTGATTTTGCTGATATCTCTATCGCAGTTTCAGGACCAAAAGGATTAATGGTTCCTGTAGTTCGTAATGCTGAAAACTTAACTTTCCGTGGAATTGAGGCTGAAATCAAAAGATTAGCTTTAAGAGCTCGTGATGGTCAAATTACTGTTGATGATATGACTGGTGGTACTTTTACAATCACTAATGGTGGTGTATTTGGATCTATGTTGTCAACTCCAATTATCAACCCTCCACAGTCTGGAATCCTTGGAATGCACAACATTATCGAGCGTCCTATCGCTGTAAACGGTAAGGTTGAAATCCACCCAATGATGTACATCGCTTTATCTTATGACCACAGAATTATCGATGGTCGTGAGTCTGTTGGTTTCTTAGTTGCTGTAAAAGAAGCTTTAGAAAACCCAGTAGAATTGCTTTGTGGTGGAAATCCTAAAAAAGCTTTTGAATTGTAG
- a CDS encoding 2-oxoglutarate dehydrogenase E1 component: MDRFSFLNAAHTEFFAQLYEQYLHSPDSVEPSWRSFFQGFDFGMETYNEENPVQYIREVAPSTSVSSASAVDNSKISEQLQKEFKVVKLIDGYRSRGHLFTKTNPVRERRTFSPNLDLENFGLSSADLNTTFDAAKILGLQPSTLSQIVNHLTTVYCQHIGIEYMYIRRPEVVEWIQDRLNVNENRPTFSADEKKGILNKLNQAVSFENFLHTKYVGQKRFSLEGGETVIPALDALIERAAEKGVEQFVMGMAHRGRLNVLANIFGKSTQDIFSEFDGKDYDQEYFDGDVKYHLGLTADKITKSGKKININLAPNPSHLETVGAVIEGITRAKQDKYFADDFSKVLPIAVHGDAAIAGQGILYEIIQMAQLDGYKTGGTIHIVINNQVGFTTNYLDARSSTYCTDVAKVTLSPVLHVNADDAESVVHAMQFALDFRMQFGRDVFIDLLGYRKYGHNEGDEPRFTQPLLYKIIAKHQNPRDIYAEKLLSEGIIDANLVKTLEKEYKDDLDHNLEASRKKDLTIITPFMQNEWKGFEQVSDDVMLQKFETTVEKSTLDSIIKTVSSLPSDKKFINKITKIVTDRKTGYDNNTIDWGTAETLAYGSLLTEGFDIRISGQDVERGTFSHRHAVVKVEDSEEEVVLLNNIENKKGNFRIFNSFLSEYGVLGFDYGYALANPNALTIWEAQFGDFSNGAQIMIDQYISCGEDKWNNQNGLVMLLPHGYEGQGAEHSSARMERYLQLCARHNMYVADCTTPANFFHLLRRQMKTTFRKPLVVFSPKSLLRDPRCVSPIEDFTSGGFQETIDDTTVNKKDVKTLVFCTGKFYYDITAERENNGRKDVAVVRIEQLFPLPVEQLKAIIAQYPNADDYVWAQEEPKNMGAYTYMLANFDLVKWRLASLKAYSAPAAGSYTRAKRRHADAIRMVFDKNLFR, translated from the coding sequence ATGGATAGGTTTTCATTTTTAAATGCAGCGCATACCGAGTTTTTTGCACAATTATACGAACAATATTTACATAGTCCAGACAGCGTAGAGCCTAGCTGGAGAAGTTTTTTTCAGGGTTTCGATTTTGGAATGGAAACTTATAATGAGGAAAATCCAGTTCAATACATCAGAGAAGTAGCTCCTTCAACTTCAGTGTCTTCGGCTTCTGCTGTAGATAATAGTAAAATTTCAGAGCAACTTCAAAAAGAATTTAAAGTTGTTAAATTGATTGATGGATACCGTTCTAGAGGGCACTTGTTCACTAAGACAAACCCGGTTAGAGAGCGTAGAACTTTTTCTCCAAATTTAGATTTGGAAAATTTCGGTTTGAGTTCAGCTGATTTGAATACTACTTTTGATGCAGCAAAAATATTAGGTTTACAGCCTTCTACTTTGTCTCAAATTGTTAATCATTTAACTACAGTTTATTGTCAGCATATTGGTATCGAATACATGTATATTCGTCGTCCGGAAGTTGTAGAATGGATTCAGGACAGATTGAATGTGAATGAAAACCGCCCTACTTTCTCAGCTGATGAGAAAAAAGGAATTTTAAATAAATTAAATCAGGCAGTTTCTTTCGAGAACTTCCTGCATACTAAATATGTAGGTCAAAAACGTTTCTCTCTTGAAGGAGGAGAAACTGTTATTCCGGCTTTGGACGCTTTAATTGAAAGAGCTGCCGAAAAAGGGGTGGAACAATTTGTAATGGGGATGGCTCACCGTGGTCGTTTGAACGTTTTGGCTAATATTTTTGGTAAATCTACTCAGGATATTTTCTCTGAATTTGACGGAAAAGATTACGATCAGGAATATTTTGACGGTGACGTAAAATACCACTTAGGTCTTACTGCTGATAAAATTACTAAGTCAGGAAAGAAAATCAACATCAACTTAGCTCCAAACCCTTCGCACTTAGAAACTGTAGGTGCAGTTATCGAGGGTATTACCAGAGCAAAACAAGATAAATATTTTGCAGATGATTTCTCTAAAGTATTGCCTATCGCCGTTCACGGTGATGCTGCAATTGCAGGACAAGGTATTCTTTATGAAATTATCCAAATGGCGCAGTTAGATGGTTACAAAACAGGTGGTACTATCCATATTGTAATCAATAACCAGGTAGGTTTTACAACGAATTACTTAGACGCTCGTTCTTCTACTTATTGTACTGACGTTGCTAAAGTAACTTTATCTCCGGTTTTACACGTTAATGCTGATGATGCAGAATCTGTAGTACACGCTATGCAATTTGCATTGGATTTCAGAATGCAATTCGGGCGTGACGTATTTATTGACTTATTAGGATATAGAAAATATGGTCATAACGAAGGAGATGAGCCTCGTTTTACACAACCATTATTATATAAAATCATTGCTAAGCATCAAAATCCAAGAGATATTTATGCTGAAAAATTATTGTCTGAAGGAATTATCGATGCTAATTTGGTAAAAACTTTAGAGAAAGAATACAAAGACGATTTAGATCATAACTTAGAAGCTTCCCGTAAAAAAGATTTGACAATCATTACTCCGTTTATGCAAAATGAATGGAAGGGATTTGAGCAGGTTTCTGATGATGTAATGTTGCAAAAATTTGAAACTACTGTTGAAAAATCAACTTTAGATTCTATCATTAAAACAGTTTCTAGCTTACCATCTGATAAAAAATTCATTAACAAAATCACTAAGATTGTTACTGATAGAAAAACAGGATACGATAATAACACTATCGATTGGGGAACTGCTGAAACATTAGCTTACGGTTCACTTTTGACTGAAGGATTTGATATTCGTATTTCAGGTCAGGACGTTGAACGTGGTACTTTCTCACATCGTCATGCTGTTGTAAAAGTAGAAGATTCTGAAGAAGAAGTTGTTTTGTTAAATAACATCGAGAACAAAAAAGGAAACTTCCGTATCTTTAACTCATTCTTGTCTGAATACGGAGTATTAGGATTTGATTATGGTTATGCTTTGGCTAATCCAAATGCTTTAACAATTTGGGAAGCACAATTCGGAGATTTCTCTAATGGTGCCCAAATTATGATTGACCAATACATCTCTTGTGGAGAAGACAAATGGAACAATCAAAACGGATTAGTAATGTTGTTGCCACACGGTTACGAAGGTCAGGGAGCTGAGCACTCTTCTGCACGTATGGAGCGTTACTTACAATTATGTGCACGTCACAATATGTATGTTGCCGATTGTACAACGCCAGCTAACTTCTTCCACTTGTTGAGAAGACAAATGAAAACTACTTTCCGTAAACCATTAGTTGTTTTCTCTCCAAAAAGTTTGTTGCGTGATCCAAGATGTGTATCTCCAATTGAAGATTTCACTTCAGGAGGTTTCCAGGAAACAATTGATGATACTACAGTAAACAAGAAAGACGTGAAAACATTAGTTTTCTGTACAGGTAAATTCTATTATGATATTACTGCCGAAAGAGAAAACAACGGTCGTAAAGATGTAGCTGTAGTTCGTATCGAGCAATTGTTCCCATTACCGGTAGAACAATTAAAAGCGATTATTGCACAATATCCAAATGCTGATGATTATGTTTGGGCACAGGAAGAGCCTAAAAACATGGGAGCTTACACCTATATGTTAGCTAACTTTGATTTGGTTAAATGGAGATTGGCTTCATTAAAAGCATACTCAGCACCGGCAGCAGGAAGTTACACCAGAGCAAAACGCCGTCATGCTGATGCAATCAGAATGGTATTTGATAAAAATTTATTTAGATAG
- a CDS encoding polyprenyl synthetase family protein has translation MHSVSQYQEFVIEYLQSQLEIKEPKNLYEPIHYILGLGGKRIRPVLTIMSAEIFDVSYKKALPAALAVEVFHNFSLVHDDIMDDAPLRRGNTTVHEKWDTNTAILSGDAMLILAYQYFEYYEPKIFRKLAKLFSKTALQVCEGQQLDVDFETRQDVTIPEYMKMIEYKTAVLVAAAIKMGAIIAEASTENSDLIYDFGLHLGLAFQLQDDYLDAFGDPETFGKQVGGDIIENKKTYLYLKTMEFADEADKQKLSDLFSNKVIDNSVKIEQTKELFVNSGAAVATQKAIEAYTFKAFELLDQMKIKEDKREILRAFGQRLMGRKV, from the coding sequence ATGCACTCCGTTAGTCAATATCAAGAATTTGTAATAGAATATCTTCAGTCACAATTAGAAATTAAAGAGCCTAAAAATTTATACGAACCTATACATTATATATTAGGACTTGGGGGCAAAAGAATTCGTCCTGTTTTAACGATTATGAGTGCTGAAATTTTTGATGTTTCTTATAAAAAAGCTTTGCCGGCAGCATTGGCGGTTGAGGTTTTTCATAACTTTTCGTTGGTGCATGATGATATTATGGATGATGCGCCATTGAGAAGAGGAAATACTACGGTGCACGAAAAATGGGATACTAATACAGCTATTTTATCAGGGGATGCCATGTTAATTTTGGCTTACCAATATTTTGAATACTACGAGCCAAAGATTTTTAGAAAATTAGCTAAATTATTTAGTAAAACGGCTTTGCAGGTTTGCGAAGGTCAGCAGCTGGATGTGGATTTTGAGACGCGTCAGGATGTGACGATTCCCGAATACATGAAAATGATTGAATACAAAACCGCAGTTCTTGTGGCAGCAGCTATAAAAATGGGTGCCATTATTGCGGAAGCTTCCACTGAAAATTCCGATTTGATTTATGATTTCGGATTGCATTTAGGTTTGGCTTTCCAGTTACAAGACGATTATTTAGATGCTTTTGGTGATCCGGAAACTTTTGGAAAACAAGTGGGTGGTGATATCATTGAGAATAAAAAAACCTATTTGTATTTAAAAACGATGGAATTTGCCGATGAAGCCGATAAGCAAAAACTAAGTGATTTGTTTTCGAATAAAGTTATTGATAATTCGGTTAAGATTGAGCAAACAAAAGAGTTGTTTGTGAATTCAGGTGCTGCTGTAGCAACACAAAAAGCAATTGAAGCATATACTTTTAAGGCTTTTGAATTATTAGATCAAATGAAGATTAAAGAAGATAAGAGGGAAATCTTGAGGGCTTTTGGGCAAAGGTTGATGGGAAGAAAAGTTTAG
- a CDS encoding YceI family protein, with protein sequence MKTKWKVNSNQSDVLIRMKHSIIAYLGGTVNNFQGHADFHNNEIEDAVIAFSLDVKNRESKLEQFSNYLKLNDFFDVNQYPTISFKSTSFQKINKNINFLKGDLTIKDITKTVELDVELIETDSLDGNKKLAFELTADINRKDFGLASNSFHSNNGLTTGQDIKLVANVEFGI encoded by the coding sequence ATGAAAACAAAATGGAAAGTCAATTCAAATCAATCCGATGTTTTAATCAGAATGAAACATTCAATAATTGCTTACCTCGGAGGAACAGTGAATAATTTTCAGGGGCATGCCGATTTTCACAACAATGAAATTGAAGACGCTGTAATAGCCTTTTCATTGGACGTAAAAAACAGAGAATCAAAGCTGGAGCAGTTTAGCAACTATTTAAAACTAAACGATTTTTTTGATGTAAATCAATATCCAACCATCAGTTTTAAATCGACCTCATTTCAAAAAATCAATAAAAACATCAACTTTTTAAAAGGCGATTTAACTATTAAGGACATCACTAAAACTGTTGAACTTGACGTAGAATTGATAGAAACCGATTCATTAGACGGAAATAAAAAACTGGCATTTGAGCTCACCGCCGATATTAACAGAAAAGATTTTGGATTAGCATCTAATTCTTTTCATTCCAATAACGGATTAACAACAGGACAAGACATCAAACTAGTAGCTAATGTTGAATTTGGAATTTAA
- a CDS encoding TetR/AcrR family transcriptional regulator, whose amino-acid sequence MKEKIIAKASEMFLKLGFKSITMDDIAGEMCISKKTIYKYFCNKEVLIQESTELVHKQVHELIDTIVAKNYNAIHENFEIRKTFGELFNNSADSSPIFQLKKHYPEIYQRVLEQEVNQCEYCFRQNIEKGIAEGLYRKNLDIETYVKFYYILIFHINENTSSEKEAKRIELEALEYHTRAMATPAGIIELEKNLLNITK is encoded by the coding sequence ATGAAAGAGAAAATTATAGCCAAAGCAAGTGAAATGTTTTTAAAACTGGGGTTTAAAAGCATCACAATGGACGACATTGCAGGAGAAATGTGTATTTCTAAAAAAACCATTTACAAATATTTTTGCAATAAAGAAGTACTGATTCAAGAAAGCACCGAACTCGTCCATAAACAAGTACACGAGTTAATCGACACCATAGTAGCTAAAAACTACAACGCCATTCATGAAAATTTTGAAATCCGAAAAACATTTGGCGAACTTTTTAACAACAGTGCCGACAGCTCACCTATTTTCCAATTAAAAAAGCATTATCCCGAAATCTATCAAAGAGTATTAGAACAGGAAGTCAACCAATGCGAATATTGTTTTAGACAAAATATAGAAAAAGGAATTGCAGAAGGTTTGTATCGAAAAAACCTTGATATTGAAACCTATGTAAAATTTTACTATATTTTAATCTTCCATATTAACGAAAATACAAGCTCTGAAAAAGAGGCAAAAAGAATTGAACTCGAAGCACTGGAATACCACACCAGAGCTATGGCAACACCAGCAGGAATTATCGAATTAGAAAAAAATTTACTTAATATAACTAAATAA
- a CDS encoding TolC family protein, whose translation MKQLLIITILTFASIVNAQEKTSLTLKDAIKYALENKADAKKAKLKIENSEYQIQEVRSRALPQISANGNMTYNPVIQTTVIDGAAFNAPGTTIQAAFGQKWTSTAGVSLTQALFDQSVFTGLKAARTTREFYQINNQLTEEEVIERVANNYYQVYVLRQKLALVETNLKTTTKVRDIVKGQFDNGLAKKIDLDRMTVNLSNINTQKQQIINSVQLQENALKFYIGMPIDALIEIPQSEFEVTPAAFTEAPNVTNRTEFLILKKQEELLELQKKSVIAGYYPTLSLSANYNYIGQGAEMPLFAKPSNGVYWSDFSSIGLNLRVPIFSGFGTRAKVRQADVELRTIQEDIKDTQLALDLDYKNAKTQIENSIITLQNQKENMRLADEILKNINNNYLQGLASLTDLLDAENASIEAQNNYTAATLDYKLAEIKLIKSKGELKTLINK comes from the coding sequence ATGAAGCAATTACTGATAATAACCATTCTAACATTTGCAAGTATTGTAAATGCACAGGAAAAAACATCGCTAACACTCAAAGATGCGATTAAATATGCCCTTGAAAACAAGGCAGATGCTAAAAAAGCCAAATTAAAAATTGAAAACAGCGAGTACCAAATTCAGGAAGTACGTTCCAGAGCTTTACCACAAATTTCAGCCAACGGAAACATGACTTACAATCCGGTAATCCAGACAACTGTTATTGACGGAGCAGCTTTTAATGCCCCTGGAACAACTATCCAGGCGGCTTTTGGACAAAAATGGACTTCTACAGCAGGAGTTTCTTTAACACAAGCTTTGTTTGATCAATCGGTTTTTACAGGTTTAAAAGCAGCCAGAACCACTCGTGAATTTTACCAAATTAACAATCAATTAACCGAAGAAGAAGTAATTGAAAGAGTAGCCAACAATTACTATCAGGTCTATGTGTTGCGTCAAAAATTAGCTTTGGTCGAAACAAATTTAAAAACAACAACTAAAGTACGTGATATTGTTAAAGGTCAATTTGATAATGGTTTAGCTAAAAAAATTGACTTAGACCGAATGACGGTAAACTTGTCTAACATCAACACTCAAAAACAGCAAATAATCAATTCGGTTCAACTACAGGAAAATGCTCTAAAATTCTATATCGGAATGCCTATTGATGCTCTAATAGAGATTCCACAATCAGAATTTGAAGTAACTCCGGCAGCCTTTACTGAAGCTCCAAATGTGACTAACAGAACTGAATTTTTAATATTGAAAAAACAGGAAGAATTACTAGAACTGCAAAAAAAATCAGTAATTGCGGGTTACTACCCTACACTTTCTCTTTCTGCAAACTACAATTACATTGGTCAGGGAGCTGAAATGCCTTTATTTGCAAAACCTTCTAATGGTGTTTATTGGTCTGATTTCTCTTCTATAGGACTGAACTTAAGAGTGCCTATTTTCTCCGGTTTTGGAACCAGAGCTAAGGTAAGACAGGCTGATGTGGAACTAAGAACAATTCAGGAAGATATTAAAGACACTCAATTAGCATTGGATTTGGATTATAAAAATGCCAAAACCCAAATTGAAAACAGCATCATCACACTTCAAAATCAAAAAGAAAACATGAGACTGGCTGATGAAATCCTGAAAAACATCAACAACAATTACTTACAAGGTCTGGCATCATTAACCGATTTATTGGATGCTGAAAATGCTTCAATCGAAGCTCAGAACAATTATACTGCTGCCACTTTAGATTACAAACTGGCAGAAATCAAACTTATCAAATCAAAAGGCGAACTAAAAACTCTTATAAATAAATAA
- a CDS encoding efflux RND transporter periplasmic adaptor subunit: MKKYITTGIVIIASLALIGFILTKNKAENEAKIAIVAEKNASVSVKVAAVKTEEVSLDFVANGNFEPKQELSLEAENSGKVIKVLAKEGDRVTVGQTLAIMRGDAINVNAQAAEAAYQNAKSDYNRFDNAYKTGGVTKQQLDQAKVALTNAEANYKQAKINVGDTRIKAPISGIINAKLIEPGSMLAAMPPTKMFEIVNVNTLKLKVTVNEAQVANLRTGNNITVTSSVYPDKEFSGKITFIAAKADSSLNFPVEIEITNNANNDLKAGMYGTAVFKSAQQKQTMKVVPRTAFVGSVSSNQVFVAENGIAKLKTVTAGRILGDKVEILNGLSDGETVITTGQINLQEGSKIEVIK; the protein is encoded by the coding sequence ATGAAAAAATACATAACTACCGGAATTGTCATTATAGCTTCATTAGCTCTAATAGGATTTATTTTAACTAAGAATAAAGCCGAAAACGAAGCAAAAATTGCTATTGTTGCCGAGAAAAACGCCAGCGTATCCGTAAAAGTGGCTGCTGTAAAAACGGAAGAAGTTTCACTGGATTTTGTTGCCAACGGAAATTTTGAACCCAAACAAGAACTAAGCTTAGAAGCTGAAAATTCAGGAAAAGTAATTAAAGTTTTGGCTAAAGAAGGAGATCGCGTAACGGTAGGACAAACATTAGCCATCATGAGAGGTGATGCTATTAATGTTAATGCTCAGGCCGCCGAAGCTGCTTACCAAAATGCAAAATCTGATTACAACCGCTTTGATAATGCTTATAAAACAGGCGGTGTTACTAAACAACAACTCGATCAGGCAAAAGTAGCTTTGACTAACGCTGAAGCTAACTACAAACAAGCTAAAATTAATGTAGGTGACACCCGAATTAAAGCTCCTATAAGCGGAATCATTAATGCAAAATTGATCGAACCGGGTTCAATGCTTGCTGCTATGCCTCCTACTAAAATGTTCGAAATTGTAAACGTAAATACTTTAAAATTAAAAGTAACAGTAAACGAAGCACAGGTAGCTAATTTAAGAACAGGCAATAATATTACTGTAACCAGCAGTGTTTATCCCGACAAAGAATTCTCTGGAAAAATTACTTTTATCGCTGCTAAAGCCGACAGCAGTCTGAATTTCCCGGTTGAAATTGAAATTACAAACAATGCCAACAACGACCTTAAAGCGGGTATGTATGGAACTGCCGTTTTCAAATCGGCACAACAAAAACAAACCATGAAGGTAGTACCAAGAACAGCTTTTGTAGGTAGTGTGAGCAGTAATCAGGTTTTTGTAGCCGAAAATGGAATTGCTAAATTAAAAACAGTTACTGCGGGAAGAATTCTAGGTGACAAAGTAGAGATTCTAAACGGTTTATCAGATGGTGAAACGGTTATTACAACGGGACAAATCAACTTACAGGAAGGAAGTAAAATAGAGGTTATTAAGTAA